A portion of the Gossypium arboreum isolate Shixiya-1 chromosome 8, ASM2569848v2, whole genome shotgun sequence genome contains these proteins:
- the LOC128296583 gene encoding uncharacterized protein LOC128296583, protein MGYEGPSFERFGPENWGWNVTDLIDANARKRKSELVFNTFSEQDAERILSIPLSVYEHEDFLIWRGEPTGEYLARSGHKFLVHDRQNHLQELDVLKVSILEGRISSARWVAPDVKLLADDIEELKSISSMRKSGRRRVRDLSIVQNTPNSEERNSEQQTVVGSSNVLETLDEPEEFQTESGGTRRVRGRTLLRDLYDLDPVERVKVSRNTHGQPVGSEARLLAGYLGILARNANMLPINYESWHHMPDSNKNQALANIKERFALEVSDDYIKKALGKRWRDNKSTLKKQYFKKDISLEEKLRNVPPGMLRYQWEDAVRFWNSKKGEVLRISKLLYIVFTIYVIIILLCRTVSKLEQA, encoded by the exons ATGGGTTACGAAGGGCCTTCTTTTGAAAGGTTTGGGCCGGAGAATTGGGGATGGAAT GTTACTGATTTGATTGATGCTAATGCTAGGAAAAGGAAATCTGAGTTGGTCTTTAATACCTTTTCAGAGCAGGATGCAGAGAGGATTCTCAGTATTCCTTTGTCTGTGTATGAGCACGAAGATTTTCTTATATGGCGAGGTGAGCCGACTGGGGAATATTTGGCTCGTAGTGGCCACAAATTTCTTGTACATGATAGACAGAATCATTTACAG GAACTTGATGTGTTAAAGGTGTCTATACTTGAAGGACGGATTAGTTCGGCAAGATGGGTtgctcct GATGTAAAACTATTGGCTGATGATATTGAGGAGCTAAAGTCAATATCTTCTATGCG GAAAAGTGGTAGAAGAagagtacgagatttaagtattgtccagaatactccaaattcggaagaaagaaatagtgaacagcagacagttgttggatcttcgaatgtgctggagacacttgatgagcctgaagaatttcaaa ctgaaagtggtgggacgcgcagagttcgaggacgtacgctacttagagatttatacgacttagatcctgtcgagcgtgttaaagtaagtagaaatactcatggtcagcctgttggatctgaagctcgacttttagcaggctatttgggcattttagcacgaaatgcaaatatgttgcccatcaactacgaatcatggcatcacatgcctgatagcaacaaaaaccaggctctcgctaatattaag gagagatttgctttagaagtctccgatgattatatcaagaaggcattaggtaaaagatggagagacaataaaagcactttaaagaaacaatattttaagaaagacataagcctcgaggaaaaactgagaaatgttccgccaggaatgctgaggtatcaatgggaagatgcggttagattttggaattcaaagaaaggagaggtattgcgtatttccaaactcttatatatagtgtttactatatacgtaataataattttattatgtaggaccgtgagcaaGTTGGAACAAGCGTGA